One window of Corvus moneduloides isolate bCorMon1 chromosome 13, bCorMon1.pri, whole genome shotgun sequence genomic DNA carries:
- the GOLM2 gene encoding protein CASC4 isoform X2: protein MVGFGANRRGGRLPSLVLVALLAVIAVLAFHCWNAASRQALLREELAELQSQAQRTEVARGRLERRNSDLLGKVDSHRKQLEQKEADYSHLSSQLQARDGQVKRCEDGKMKLQNNISYQMADIHRLKEQLAELRQEFIRQEDQLHEYKKNNTYLTRRLEYDSLQCGQQIKEMRLQHEESIKKLMDQIAREQKATQKLQSSKDTAVSPSNGDQAIPETAAEVEDKDTVKNEDPSEHVANGKEKIKPGGDAGMPEIEDNDPAKAEDTPTALKKPLISAPKSEGHQSVMNLPTEQPHAPNLAPGLPSDSDGNADIAKQIPPNPLQHLNFEENVETQKDHKIEPDQIKIPKSRVSDLQKIKQNDEERDLQNDLGDYSKSRLSDGVL, encoded by the exons ATGGTGGGATTCGGGGCGAACCGCCGGGGCGGCCGCCTGCCCTCGCTGGTGCTCGTGGCGCTGCTGGCGGTGATCGCCGTGCTCGCCTTCCATTGCTGGAACGCGGCGTCCCGCCAGGCCCTGCTGCGGGAGGAGCTGGCcgagctgcagagccaggcccAGCGCACCGAGGTGGCGCGGGGCCGCCTGGAACGGCGGAACTCGGACCTCCTGGGCAAGGTGGACTCGCACAGGAAGCAACTGGAGCAGAAGGAGGCGGACTACAGCCACCTGAGCAGCCAACTGCAGGCCAGGGACGGCCAGGTGAAGAGGTGCGAGGATGGCAAG atGAAGCTGCAAAACAACATCTCCTATCAGATGGCAGACATACATCGGCTAAAGG AACAACTGGCAGAGTTACGGCAGGAATTCATCCGCCAGGAGGATCAGCTGCATGAGTACAAGAAGAACAACACGTACCTGACAAGGAGGCTGGAATATGACAG CctgcagtgtgggcagcagatCAAGGAAATGAGACTGCAGCATGAAGAGAGCATCAAGAAATTAATGGACCAAATTGCACGGGAACAAAAG GCCACACAAAAACTTCAGTCCAGTAAAGACACTGCAGTCAGTCCCAGCAATGGTGACCAGGCAATACCTGAGACTGCTGCAGAGGTGGAAGATAAAGACACAGTGAAGAATGAGGACCCTTCAGAACATGTTGCAAATGGAAAAG AGAAAATCAAACCCGGAGGAGACGCAGGCATGCCTGAAATAGAAGATAATGACCCTGCTAAAGCTGAAGATACTCCCACTG ctttaaaGAAGCCGCTTATTTCAGCTCCTAAAAGTGAAGGTCATCAGTCTGTTATGAATCTTCCAACTGAGCAGCCCCATGCTCCAAACCTGGCACCAG GTTTGCCCAGTGACAGTGATGGAAATGCCGACATTGCCAAGCAGATCCCTCCAAATCCTCTCCAGCACttgaattttgaagaaaatgtggaAACCCAGAAAGACCACAAAATTGAGCCAGACCAGATAAAAATCCCAAAGAGCCGAGTTAGTGACTTGCAGAAGATTAAGCAAA ATGATGAGGAGCGAGACCTGCAGAACGACCTGGGGGACTACAGCAAGTCCCGCCTCAGTGACGGGGTCCTGTAG
- the GOLM2 gene encoding protein CASC4 isoform X1, translating into MVGFGANRRGGRLPSLVLVALLAVIAVLAFHCWNAASRQALLREELAELQSQAQRTEVARGRLERRNSDLLGKVDSHRKQLEQKEADYSHLSSQLQARDGQVKRCEDGKMKLQNNISYQMADIHRLKEQLAELRQEFIRQEDQLHEYKKNNTYLTRRLEYDSLQCGQQIKEMRLQHEESIKKLMDQIAREQKATQKLQSSKDTAVSPSNGDQAIPETAAEVEDKDTVKNEDPSEHVANGKEKIKPGGDAGMPEIEDNDPAKAEDTPTALKKPLISAPKSEGHQSVMNLPTEQPHAPNLAPGLPSDSDGNADIAKQIPPNPLQHLNFEENVETQKDHKIEPDQIKIPKSRVSDLQKIKQSRFFDENESPVDPQQGSKLADYNGDDGNVGEYEADKQAELAYNEEEDGDGGEEDVQDDEERDLQNDLGDYSKSRLSDGVL; encoded by the exons ATGGTGGGATTCGGGGCGAACCGCCGGGGCGGCCGCCTGCCCTCGCTGGTGCTCGTGGCGCTGCTGGCGGTGATCGCCGTGCTCGCCTTCCATTGCTGGAACGCGGCGTCCCGCCAGGCCCTGCTGCGGGAGGAGCTGGCcgagctgcagagccaggcccAGCGCACCGAGGTGGCGCGGGGCCGCCTGGAACGGCGGAACTCGGACCTCCTGGGCAAGGTGGACTCGCACAGGAAGCAACTGGAGCAGAAGGAGGCGGACTACAGCCACCTGAGCAGCCAACTGCAGGCCAGGGACGGCCAGGTGAAGAGGTGCGAGGATGGCAAG atGAAGCTGCAAAACAACATCTCCTATCAGATGGCAGACATACATCGGCTAAAGG AACAACTGGCAGAGTTACGGCAGGAATTCATCCGCCAGGAGGATCAGCTGCATGAGTACAAGAAGAACAACACGTACCTGACAAGGAGGCTGGAATATGACAG CctgcagtgtgggcagcagatCAAGGAAATGAGACTGCAGCATGAAGAGAGCATCAAGAAATTAATGGACCAAATTGCACGGGAACAAAAG GCCACACAAAAACTTCAGTCCAGTAAAGACACTGCAGTCAGTCCCAGCAATGGTGACCAGGCAATACCTGAGACTGCTGCAGAGGTGGAAGATAAAGACACAGTGAAGAATGAGGACCCTTCAGAACATGTTGCAAATGGAAAAG AGAAAATCAAACCCGGAGGAGACGCAGGCATGCCTGAAATAGAAGATAATGACCCTGCTAAAGCTGAAGATACTCCCACTG ctttaaaGAAGCCGCTTATTTCAGCTCCTAAAAGTGAAGGTCATCAGTCTGTTATGAATCTTCCAACTGAGCAGCCCCATGCTCCAAACCTGGCACCAG GTTTGCCCAGTGACAGTGATGGAAATGCCGACATTGCCAAGCAGATCCCTCCAAATCCTCTCCAGCACttgaattttgaagaaaatgtggaAACCCAGAAAGACCACAAAATTGAGCCAGACCAGATAAAAATCCCAAAGAGCCGAGTTAGTGACTTGCAGAAGATTAAGCAAA GCCGGTTCTTTGATGAGAATGAATCCCCTGTGGACCCGCAGCAGGGTTCTAAACTGGCAGATTATAATGGGGATGATGGGAACGTGGGTGAGTATGAGGCAGACAAACAGGCCGAGCTGGCTTACAATGAGGAAGAGGATGGTGATGGTGGAGAAGAAGACGTCCAAG ATGATGAGGAGCGAGACCTGCAGAACGACCTGGGGGACTACAGCAAGTCCCGCCTCAGTGACGGGGTCCTGTAG